GGTCAGCAGATGTACGTGATCAACCAGAACCCGACGCCGGGCAGCAAGGCGCAGGAGCAGTACCTGGGGCGTCTGCTGAAGAGCGTCACCACTCATGGACAGGTGCGCGGCCGGACGCGGCGCAACACCGTCAAGCGGGTCGTGGCCAAGGGCCCGGACCGTAACGACATCGAGCGCAAGTTCATCACCGGTCTGGCCAAGCTGGGTCTCGCGGCTCAGGAGGACGGCACCGTCGCGAAGAGCGACGCGGCGATCGCCGAGGCGGAAGGCGCGCCCGCGCCGAAGCGTCAGCAGCCCAAGCGTCAGACCAAGGCGCAGCGTCACACGGCTGCTGCTCAGCCCGCCGGCGCCAAGGAAGCCGACGCGGCCGAGCCGGAAGCCAAGACCTCGCTGGAGAAGCGGGACGCCTCGCAGGACGCAGCGCAGGACGACAAGCCGAAGACGGCGGGCAAGCCCGCTTCCGGCTCCTCACGCCAAGCCAAGTCCGGACAGCGCAAGGGCCCGCAGCGGCCCAAGCACCCGTCCAAGAAGTAAGAAGGAGTCCATCCGTGACGGAAGGCACCGTTACCACGGCCGCTGAGGGCAGCGACACCCTGACCCGCCTTGAGCAGGAGGGTGAGATCGCGGCTGATTACCTCGAGGGCCTGCTCGACATCGCCGACCTCGACGGCGATATCGACATGGATGTCGAGGCGGACCGGGCGGCGGTCTCGATCATCAGCGAGTCGGCACGTGATCTGCAGAAGCTGGTGGGGCGCGACGGTGAGGTCCTGGAGGCGCTTCAGGAGCTGACGCGTCTTGCTGTTCACCGGGAGACCGGCGACCGCAGCCGTCTGA
The Streptomyces sp. NBC_00234 DNA segment above includes these coding regions:
- a CDS encoding Jag family protein, with product MTEGTVTTAAEGSDTLTRLEQEGEIAADYLEGLLDIADLDGDIDMDVEADRAAVSIISESARDLQKLVGRDGEVLEALQELTRLAVHRETGDRSRLMLDIGGFRAKKREVLAELGAKAADEVKNSGEPVKLDPMTPFERKVVHDAVAAAGLRSESEGEEPQRFVVVLPA